The Sinomonas sp. P10A9 genome includes a window with the following:
- a CDS encoding DMP19 family protein, protein MSTSQHPVVLPAEALKGGDEAVVDANVDVVNAMYEELLDEREIAQNALRGYYVDFYLTQMLDGGFAQYVFTSGEREGIDGLVRDGLREMGATEHATLFDELASAFKGLSEEDAEAYLDGDDDASPAVARLEELDERFEALQDEQDIVALNAAWLRGQEGLLALDEDGIEDEIARRVGLIGNLEERRAAAEEQDLADMPDFELVIRELCDVAGHDLTAITMGDPNYLHHGVKTLAWRFTTDQGEYLMVEEDDEAYMIDPEDGKILAAVEFEEIDEDEDGWDLEDESVDAEDETRPADPQNGHEVQTAH, encoded by the coding sequence ATGAGCACCAGCCAGCACCCCGTCGTCCTTCCGGCCGAAGCCCTCAAGGGCGGCGACGAGGCCGTGGTGGACGCCAACGTCGACGTTGTCAACGCCATGTACGAGGAACTCCTCGACGAGCGCGAGATCGCGCAGAACGCGCTGCGCGGCTACTACGTCGACTTCTACCTGACGCAGATGCTCGACGGCGGATTCGCCCAGTACGTCTTCACGTCCGGGGAGCGCGAGGGTATCGACGGTCTTGTCCGCGACGGCCTGCGCGAGATGGGCGCGACCGAACACGCAACCCTCTTCGACGAGCTCGCCTCCGCCTTCAAGGGGCTCTCCGAGGAGGATGCCGAGGCGTACCTCGACGGTGACGACGACGCCTCCCCGGCCGTGGCCAGGCTCGAGGAGCTCGATGAGCGGTTCGAGGCGCTACAGGACGAGCAGGACATCGTGGCCCTCAACGCCGCGTGGCTTCGGGGCCAGGAAGGCCTCCTCGCCCTCGACGAGGACGGCATCGAGGACGAGATCGCCCGCCGGGTCGGGCTCATCGGAAACCTCGAGGAGCGGCGCGCCGCGGCCGAGGAACAGGACCTCGCCGACATGCCCGACTTCGAGCTCGTGATCCGCGAGCTGTGCGACGTGGCAGGGCACGATCTGACCGCCATCACGATGGGCGATCCGAACTACCTCCATCACGGCGTCAAGACCCTCGCATGGCGCTTCACGACCGATCAGGGCGAGTACCTCATGGTCGAGGAGGACGACGAGGCCTACATGATCGATCCCGAGGACGGGAAGATCCTCGCCGCCGTCGAGTTCGAGGAGATCGACGAGGACGAGGATGGCTGGGACCTCGAGGATGAGTCGGTCGACGCCGAGGACGAGACCCGCCCGGCCGATCCGCAGAACGGCCACGAGGTCCAGACCGCCCACTGA
- a CDS encoding heat shock protein transcriptional repressor HspR: MAIDPYAPIFVISVAAELAEMHPQTLRQYDRLGIVSPSRQGGRQRRYSQRDVETLREVQRLSKDGVSLEGIKRILELENQVTALRARVTELQAELANTRRVPDPRRIFAAGIAGDVVSLARGQRPEPRPGALVLWSPQR, encoded by the coding sequence ATGGCCATCGATCCGTACGCGCCGATCTTCGTGATCTCCGTCGCGGCGGAGCTGGCCGAGATGCACCCCCAGACGCTGCGCCAGTACGACCGCCTGGGGATCGTCTCGCCCTCCCGCCAGGGCGGGCGCCAGCGCCGCTACTCGCAGCGCGACGTCGAAACGCTGCGCGAGGTTCAGCGCCTTTCGAAGGACGGCGTGTCCCTCGAGGGCATCAAGCGCATCCTCGAGCTCGAGAACCAGGTGACTGCCCTGCGTGCCCGCGTCACGGAACTGCAGGCCGAGCTCGCCAATACACGGCGCGTCCCCGATCCCCGCCGCATCTTCGCCGCCGGGATCGCCGGCGACGTCGTGAGCCTCGCGAGGGGACAGCGGCCCGAGCCGCGCCCGGGTGCCCTCGTGCTGTGGAGCCCGCAGCGCTAG
- a CDS encoding DnaJ C-terminal domain-containing protein codes for MASQDWVEKDFYAILGVSKDASEADIKKAYRKLARKYHPDTNAGDPEAEKKFKDITEANSVLSDADERQQYDAIRAMGGARFAPGGAGPGAGAGAAGFEDLFGGLFGAPAGRHSRGFSTGNLPPEFADLFGGGGGFTGGFQAPPQKGADRQATTTISFAGSMRGTTVGLREQSGDVIEVRIPAGIRDGQKVRVRGKGGPGSAGPGDLMVTVNVKPHDFFTRDGDNLRIHVPVTFDEAALGAQIEVPTVDGTSVKMKIPAGTNSGRTLRLKGRGVTTSKGAGDLLVTVDVVVPQNLSKEAEDAVRAFAEATSKNGQSDPRATLAEKARL; via the coding sequence GTGGCAAGTCAGGACTGGGTGGAAAAGGACTTCTACGCCATTCTCGGCGTGTCCAAGGACGCCTCCGAGGCCGATATCAAGAAGGCCTACCGCAAGCTTGCCCGGAAGTACCACCCCGACACCAATGCCGGGGATCCCGAGGCGGAGAAGAAGTTCAAGGACATCACCGAGGCGAATTCCGTCCTGTCCGACGCCGACGAGCGCCAGCAGTATGACGCCATCCGCGCCATGGGCGGCGCCCGCTTCGCTCCTGGTGGTGCCGGTCCCGGCGCGGGCGCAGGCGCCGCAGGATTCGAGGACCTCTTCGGGGGCCTGTTCGGCGCGCCGGCCGGCCGCCACTCGCGCGGCTTCTCCACCGGCAACCTCCCACCCGAGTTCGCCGACCTCTTCGGCGGCGGGGGCGGGTTCACCGGGGGCTTCCAGGCCCCGCCCCAGAAGGGCGCGGACCGGCAGGCAACCACCACCATCTCCTTCGCCGGCTCGATGCGCGGCACCACTGTCGGCCTGCGCGAGCAGAGCGGCGACGTCATCGAGGTCCGTATCCCCGCAGGCATCCGCGATGGGCAGAAGGTCCGTGTGCGCGGCAAGGGCGGCCCCGGGTCGGCGGGCCCCGGTGACCTCATGGTCACGGTCAACGTCAAGCCCCACGACTTCTTCACCCGCGACGGCGACAACCTCCGCATCCATGTCCCCGTGACGTTCGACGAGGCGGCCCTCGGCGCCCAGATCGAGGTCCCGACGGTAGACGGCACGAGCGTGAAGATGAAGATCCCTGCCGGCACGAACTCCGGGCGCACGCTCCGCCTCAAGGGCCGCGGCGTCACGACCTCCAAGGGCGCCGGGGACCTGCTGGTGACGGTCGACGTTGTCGTGCCCCAGAACCTCTCGAAGGAGGCCGAGGACGCCGTACGGGCGTTCGCCGAGGCGACGTCGAAGAACGGCCAGTCGGATCCGCGCGCGACCCTCGCGGAGAAAGCGAGGCTCTAG